The Vulgatibacter sp. region ATGCTGTAGTCGAAGCGCTCGTATTCCTTCTCGAGGCGGGCGCCCTCGATCGCGAGGTGCGCCACCTCGAGCCCGTCGGCGTGGGCGATGTGCACCTCGGCGAGGGGCGCGGCGGTGTGGTTCTCGAGGCGGTAGCTGCCGGTGGTGACGAGGCGCGGCTCGTGGGGGTGGAGATCGAGATCGAGCTTCACGTCGGTGATCGCGGGCTGCGGGACCTTCTCGTAGGCGAGCAGCTCCTTCTCCATCGCGGCCAGGCGCTCGTCGTTCTCCTCGGCGGTGGCGTAGTCGTTCCACACGTGGGTGTTGAGGAGAACGAAGCCGCCGATGCCGGCGAGGAGGAGGAGGGCGAAGACGCTGAGGGCGGCGGTCGTCGGCCGGAAGCGGCTGCGGAGCTGCGTGCGCAGCTGGCGGTTGGTGCCGCGCCGCCAGAGGAGGTGGCCGGCGACGAGGAGCAGGAGGGCGAAGGCCGACCAATAGGCCCGGAACCAATTCGCCGCAGCGGCGAAGTCGCCGGTGCCGTTCATGTCGGAGAGGGGTACCGTGGGGCCGCCGCCGTAGCGGTAGAGGCCGTGCTCGAAGCCGAGGTTCGAGAGGACCATCGTGGCCACGAGGTAGAGGAGCATGAGCCCCCAGCCCATCGGTTTGCTCGGCGCGATCACCTGGAGGAAGACCGCGAGTACAGCGAGTAGCGTCCACTCGATCGCGCCAGGGAGGATGTACCAGCCGAGGTATTTGCCGAGCTCGAAGTGGGTGTAGCCCTGCCAGGCCTGTACGCCGATCGCCGCCACGGCGCTCACACCGAGCATCGCGAGGAGCACCAGGGCGAGGGCGATCGTCTTGGGAACGAGGAAGGCCCAATCCGGCAGCGGGGTCGCGTCGACGATCTCGTGGATCCGGTGGTCGCGCTCCCGCCAGACCAATTCGCCTGCGTAGAAGGCGGCGATGATCAGCGGAAAGAGCCCGAAGGAGCCCTCGAGGGTCTCGATCATCACCCGGGTCACCGGGTGGAGATCGACGTCGAAGAGCTCGCTCACGTTGGCGAGCGCGATCACCGCGTTCACCACGCCGAGCTCGAGGAGGACGATCATCCCGCGGCTGCGCAGCACCTGGCGCGTCTCGAAGCGCACCTGGGCGGCGAGCTGGAGGGTGATGGTGCGGGGGCCGAAGCGCGGCGCGGGCAGGGGACGCTGCGGGGGCGGGGCGGCAGGCTCGTCCGTGCTGGGCTTCGCCTTGCGCTTGCGTTCGCCGAAACGGAAGAGCGGGTGGGCGAGGGCGAGGAGGACGACGCTCACGCCGATCCAGATGAGCCGGTTGTAGAGGAGCAGGCCCGCGGTGCCGGCGAGCTGGGTGTTGCGGTCGGCGGCGGTCCAGTAGCGGGTGGTCTCGTTGAAGGCCGAAAGGCCGAAGGGCTCCGCCAGGGCGACGATCGTTTCGTAGCCCGGCTCGTCGAGGAGCACGTTCGCGGCGAGGTAGACCACGAAGAAGGCCACCACGCCGATCCAGGTCGCGGTGGGCGAGCGCGTCGAGGTGGCGAGGAGGAAGAAGGCGGCGGAGGTGACGAAGAGCCCCGGCAGCGCGAGGAAGAGGTAGGCGTAGGCGTAGGCTGCCAGGCTGTTGGGGCCGACGACCTGCGGATCCACCCAGGGCATCGCCGTGCCGAGGAGCACGCCGAAGGGGATGGCGAGGAAGCAGAGCGCCGCCATCGCGAAGGCGCCCGCGAAGCGGCCGTAGAGGTAGGCGGCCTTGGCGATGGGCGTCGCGCGGAGGATGGGGCCGAAGCCCGTCTCGTCATCCCGGAGCGCCACGTTCGCCACGAAGGCGGTCGTGACGAACATGAAGAAGAGGGTGAAGACGAGGTGGAGCTGGGCGATTGCGAAGGGCGAGTTCTTGAGGACGTTGCCGCCGGCGCCCACCTTGATCTGCTCGAGCGCGATCACGCCGAAGGAGAGCAGGAAGAAGATCGCGAAGATGCTCCAGAAGAGCGGCTGGCGGAGCTGGTAGCGGACTTCGAAGGCCGCGATCGGCGAGAGGGCTCTCACGCTGCCTTCCGGGACTGGGCGAGGGTGGAGAAGTAGACGTCCTCGAGGCCGCCGGCTGCGGCGACGAAGCCCTCGTCCGGCGGCGCGTCGGCGAGCACGTGGATCACCGTGCGGCCCGCGAAGAGGCGGCTCGAGATCACCTCGCAGCGGGCGCGCCAGTCGTCGAGCTCGCGGTGGTCGATCGCCTTCTTCCAGATGCGGCCGGCGAGGCCGTCGACGAGAGCGAGCGGCGCGCCCTCGAGGAGGATGCGCCCTTCGGCGAGCACCGCCATGCGGGGGCAGAGATCGGCCACGTCCTCGACGATGTGCGTGGAGAGGATCACCACCACGTTCTCGCCGATGGCGGCGAGCAGGTTGAGGAAGCGGTTGCGCTCCTCGGGATCGAGGCCGGCGGTGGGCTCGTCCACGATGACCAGCTGCGGGTTGCCGATGAGCGCCTGGGCGATGCCGAAGCGCTGGCGCATGCCGCCAGAGAAGCCGGCGATCGCCTTCTTGCGGTGGGGCCAGAGGTTCACCTGGTGGAGGAGCGTCTCCACCGTGGCGCGGCGGTCGGCCTTGGTGGTGATGCCCTTGAGCAGGGCGAGGTGGTCGAGGAGGTCGTACGCCGAGACGCGGGGGTAGACGCCGAAGTCCTGGGGCAGGTAGCCCAGCGTGCGGCGGAGGAGGTGGGGCTCGGCGACGATGTCGATCGTTCCGAAGCGTACCGAGCCCGCGGTGGGCTGCTGCAGGGTGGCGAGGGTGCGCATCAGCGTCGATTTACCGGCGCCGTTCGGGCCCAGCAGGCCGAACATCCCCTTGGGGATCTGCAGGCTTACGCCGTCCAGCGCCCGCGTGCCGTTCGGATAGACGTGGGTGAGTCCTTCGATCGAGAGCATCTTCTTCCCCCCTGCAGCGCCTGCGCGCTTTCCGGGCACGGTACGCCGGCGGCGGGGAGGTGGTTCAACTGCCGGTGCGAGTTTTCGAGGGACGGCTGCGCCCGCACAGGGGCTCGCCCTGAACCACCTGCACGACGCAAGGTTCCGGACGGCGGCGGCGTTCGCCGCGGGAGGGCTGGAACGATGGCTGCTGCAGTGCCGGTGACTCCGGACAATTTCGCGCG contains the following coding sequences:
- a CDS encoding ABC transporter permease/M1 family aminopeptidase, which translates into the protein MRALSPIAAFEVRYQLRQPLFWSIFAIFFLLSFGVIALEQIKVGAGGNVLKNSPFAIAQLHLVFTLFFMFVTTAFVANVALRDDETGFGPILRATPIAKAAYLYGRFAGAFAMAALCFLAIPFGVLLGTAMPWVDPQVVGPNSLAAYAYAYLFLALPGLFVTSAAFFLLATSTRSPTATWIGVVAFFVVYLAANVLLDEPGYETIVALAEPFGLSAFNETTRYWTAADRNTQLAGTAGLLLYNRLIWIGVSVVLLALAHPLFRFGERKRKAKPSTDEPAAPPPQRPLPAPRFGPRTITLQLAAQVRFETRQVLRSRGMIVLLELGVVNAVIALANVSELFDVDLHPVTRVMIETLEGSFGLFPLIIAAFYAGELVWRERDHRIHEIVDATPLPDWAFLVPKTIALALVLLAMLGVSAVAAIGVQAWQGYTHFELGKYLGWYILPGAIEWTLLAVLAVFLQVIAPSKPMGWGLMLLYLVATMVLSNLGFEHGLYRYGGGPTVPLSDMNGTGDFAAAANWFRAYWSAFALLLLVAGHLLWRRGTNRQLRTQLRSRFRPTTAALSVFALLLLAGIGGFVLLNTHVWNDYATAEENDERLAAMEKELLAYEKVPQPAITDVKLDLDLHPHEPRLVTTGSYRLENHTAAPLAEVHIAHADGLEVAHLAIEGARLEKEYERFDYSIYRFEPALEPGQARTLSFRTVLAQKGFKHRGNTTRLVDNGTFVNNAEFAPLLGFHRSGLLKDRAKRRKYGLPEELRPARLEDESARAHNYVHVDWVNAEITVTTDADQTPIAPGYRVSDESRDGRRTARFVTEAPILHFFSVQSAAYEVEHAEHEGVELAVYYDGQHRYNVDRMIEAMKASLATYRDVFGPYQFRYARVVEFPAYAMYAQAFAGTMPYAEGLGFIARFEDEEAIDYVTYVTAHEVAHQWWAHQIIGADVQGATALSETLAQYSALLVMERLYGPHQIRRFLKYELDRYLRSRGSEAVEELPLVRVENQPYIHYQKGSLVMYLLKERIGEEAVNRALRTILERHRFQAAPFPTAQHLVDLLRAEAGPEHDQLITDLFERITLYDLRVEEAKVAARGDGRFDVTLQVHARKLYADGKGVETEAALGEGESFDVGLFLEKPGKAGFGDDDVLHLARLPLREGAQEVTLTVERRPAFAGVDPYNKQIDRNSDDNLVAVAD
- a CDS encoding ABC transporter ATP-binding protein encodes the protein MLSIEGLTHVYPNGTRALDGVSLQIPKGMFGLLGPNGAGKSTLMRTLATLQQPTAGSVRFGTIDIVAEPHLLRRTLGYLPQDFGVYPRVSAYDLLDHLALLKGITTKADRRATVETLLHQVNLWPHRKKAIAGFSGGMRQRFGIAQALIGNPQLVIVDEPTAGLDPEERNRFLNLLAAIGENVVVILSTHIVEDVADLCPRMAVLAEGRILLEGAPLALVDGLAGRIWKKAIDHRELDDWRARCEVISSRLFAGRTVIHVLADAPPDEGFVAAAGGLEDVYFSTLAQSRKAA